The genomic stretch GTATCCACCTGGAACGACGGCGACTTCTCCTTATGGAACGGGCACAACCCCTTCAGGCGGCCGCGCCCGGCGGGGGAGAGCTGTACGTACTCGCCCACCACATCCGCAATGTTCAGGCGCGAACGAACCTCTTCTTTCGTTCCCACGGCAGCACCTCACCCCCTTTCAGACAGCCACCCACCGGGCAGCCGGAGACGCCCAGTGTACCCCACACCCGCCCAACCCGCCAGAGGCCCAAAAATGCGACTGAGACGACAAAAAAAACCGAGCATCCGGAGCATGCGTCCAGCACGGGAACGGGCACGCCCGCCCACGATGCCGGGCGCAGGCACGCGCGGAACACAGGGCGCAGGCCAGCGCGGGAGACATGACGCGGGCACAGGCAAAAGCAGGGGAAAAGAGACGGGCGGTGCCCGTGGACACCCCCTCCCGGCCTCCCCCCTCAAGGGGAGGAGTAAGAGCAACGCGCCGCCCGGCCTCCCGCCTCACGGGAGAGGAGTAGAACCCCTATCCGAGTGAGCCTCCCGCCTCAAGTTCCGCCCAACCCCTCGTGAACTTCCCTTCAGGCGCCCATCACGCCCGCGCCCACCCGCGCGGGGCACGCTGAACGCCATGAGCCCCTACAAGGTCAGCCAGAGCGACACCACCCACGGCACTGACGGCGAGCATCACCTCGTCAAGGGGCAGCAGAGCAGCATGCGCCTGTGGCACCGCGAGGAACCCAACGCCGACAAACCCGAGAGCACCCACGAGTACGAAACCCTCGGGTACGTCATCGAAGGCAAGGTTGACCTCATCGTGAACGGCGAAACCGTCAGCCTCCAGCCCGGCGACTCCTACCACGTGCCCGCTGGCGCCCCCCACACCTTCCGCGTCACCGAGACCCTCACCGCCGTCGAAGTGACCACGCCCGGCACGGACAAGTAACGACCACTCACCCCTCCCTCTCCCCAGCGGAGAGGGAAAAAACTGCCCGCCCCAGGCCTCTGTGCCGGGGCGGGCGCGTTCTTTACTCG from Deinococcus soli (ex Cha et al. 2016) encodes the following:
- a CDS encoding cupin domain-containing protein, coding for MSPYKVSQSDTTHGTDGEHHLVKGQQSSMRLWHREEPNADKPESTHEYETLGYVIEGKVDLIVNGETVSLQPGDSYHVPAGAPHTFRVTETLTAVEVTTPGTDK